A genomic stretch from Aedes albopictus strain Foshan chromosome 2, AalbF5, whole genome shotgun sequence includes:
- the LOC134286426 gene encoding mucin-2-like — MVNIERLFAQRNLVEEELKKLKRKICEDGVLQPSLARRMLYERQLQCHYKEYRRVCFELLSTLPPERHDELDKDASHFEDIYTDACILVEKIFHSFPSTGDTHQNDRTPSSCFTATTAPRWRTPPIRSRSTYSTTEHPVPILAETETPRTSFPNKIKVSTIVADSFQHEKPPHDEDSTKNINPPTSQKYLRVGNDPTEFVNRSTEDSKTMTIPIPTGLGPVRMPFRPPPGFHPAPKRNAVPTGMPPVSHYSTGCSPVPQPLQSTTGSQPVSQPLQSTTGSTPVFHPLQCKTDSFPTSQQSRYVTGSCRVLQIPYVTESFPTSKLPTPMTELRPVQEQYPCAEEPNSKRPDVAGIPPVLKPFLSTVEVSPVTTPALMPIGASPVKKSAITPVDARSATKPTMMSAGPTPVAKPISPSAGSSPVGSSAPMAVGFRPMVKPTPMSIGTSPVGSSAQRSTGTNPVVMPIPISTGTSSVGSSDLRFTDANSVIKSALMAVGTLPMVKPTPMSAGGSPVGNSAQRSIGTSPVVTPIPMFTGTNPVGNSALRLTDARSVIDYDQRSIGTSPVIKPTLWSANALPVVNSAPMSVGPFPAVKPTLPPIEANPPPKSTGTSPVVKPTVISTGAKPEAKPFNDSADLCPVAKPSPKPNDLRSVTQSNPTSSSTVAVNPPAPTMKINETNRTKKRTPPIAGTRPRNRVQSRTHQVQTPKTTEIRPATSCALMPSGIRPITRTSTRKQWIVVALKFGQPPLDPPPVNATGVFEQLHSDTLPRKPPDVPSKQIRPSEAIVERVSRMRPPKDPIKRLVSILPPILAGEYVRANAKW, encoded by the coding sequence ATGGTCAATATTGAACGATTGTTCGCCCAACGCAACCTCGTCGAGGAGGAATTGAAGAAGCTAAAGAGGAAGATTTGTGAAGATGGTGTTCTTCAGCCGAGTTTGGCACGAAGAATGCTATACGAAAGACAACTCCAGTGCCACTACAAGGAGTATCGACGAGTGTGTTTCGAGCTTTTGTCCACACTTCCACCCGAAAGGCACGATGAGCTCGACAAGGATGCCTCGCATTTTGAGGACATTTACACGGATGCATGTATACTGGTGGAAAAGATATTCCATTCCTTCCCGTCTACCGGTGACACGCATCAAAACGACAGAACACCATCCAGCTGCTTCACTGCGACGACTGCGCCACGCTGGCGTACCCCTCCGATCCGAAGCCGATCAACGTATTCAACGACGGAACACCCCGTTccgattctcgctgagaccgaaaCGCCACGCACATCATTTCCAAACAAAATCAAGGTGAGTACGATTGTTGCCGACTCATTCCAGCACGAGAAGCCGCCACACGATGAAGATTCCACGAAGAACATCAATCCACCGACGAGCCAGAAGTATTTACGTGTCGGCAACGATCCGACCGAGTTCGTCAACAGAAGCACCGAAGACTCGAAGACGATGACGATTCCGATACCAACCGGACTCGGTCCGGTACGGATGCCGTTTCGCCCGCCTCCTGGATTCCATCCGGCGCCTAAGCGGAACGCGGTGCCAACCGGAATGCCTCCGGTGTCCCACTACTCGACCGGTTGCTCTCCGGTACCACAGCCGCTCCAGAGTACGACCGGTTCTCAACCGGTATCCCAGCCTCTTCAATCAACGACCGGTTCCACGCCGGTATTTCATCCGCTCCAATGCAAGACCGACTCTTTTCCGACATCGCAGCAGTCTCGATACGTGACCGGATCTTGTCGGGTGCTCCAGATCCCGTACGTGACCGAATCCTTTCCGACGTCGAAGCTTCCAACCCCGATGACCGAATTGCGTCCGGTGCAAGAGCAGTACCCGTGTGCTGAAGAACCAAATTCGAAGCGACCCGATGTagccggaattcctccggtgttGAAGCCATTCCTGTCTACTGTCGAAGTTTCGCCGGTGACCACGCCGGCCCTGATGCCCATCGGTGCCAGCCCGGTGAAGAAGTCAGCCATTACGCCCGTCGATGCTCGTTCGGCGACCAAGCCGACCATGATGTCCGCCGGTcccactccggtggccaaaccGATCTCGCCGTCCGCTGGATCCAGTCCAGTGGGCAGTTCCGCCCCGATGGCCGTCGGTTTTCGTCCGATGGTCAAGCCGACCCCGATGTCTATTGGAACCAGTCCAGTGGGCAGTTCCGCCCAGAGGTCCACCGGTACTAATCCGGTGGTCATGCCGATCCCGATATCCACTGGAACCAGTTCAGTGGGCAGCTCCGACCTGAGGTTCACCGATGCCAATTCGGTGATCAAGTCCGCCCTGATGGCCGTCGGTACCCTTCCGATGGTCAAGCCAACACCGATGTCCGCTGGAGGCAGTCCAGTGGGCAATTCCGCCCAGAGGTCCATCGGTACCAGTCCGGTGGTCACGCCGATCCCGATGTTCACTGGAACCAATCCAGTGGGCAACTCCGCCCTGAGGCTCACCGACGCCCGTTCGGTGATCGATTACGACCAGAGGTCCATCGGTACCAGTCCGGTGATCAAGCCAACCCTGTGGTCCGCCAATGCCCTTCCGGTGGTCAATTCCGCCCCGATGTCTGTCGGTCCCTTTCCGGCAGTCAAACCGACCTTGCCGCCCATCGAAGCCAATCCGCCTCCAAAGTCCACTGGAACGAGTCCAGTGGTGAAGCCGACCGTGATATCCACCGGAGCCAAACCGGAAGCCAAACCCTTCAACGACTCAGCCGATCTCTGTCCGGTAGCCAAGCCATCCCCGAAGCCCAACGATCTCCGTTCGGTGACCCAGTCAAACCCGACGTCATCCAGCACTGTTGCAGTGAACCCGCCGGCCCCAACAATGAAGATCAACGAGACAAATCGAACGAAGAAGCGAACCCCACCGATAGCCGGAACCCGTCCACGCAATCGAGTCCAGAGCAGGACACATCAAGTGCAAACCCCGAAGACAACAGAAATCCGCCCGGCAACAAGTTGTGCCCTCATGCCCTCTGGAATCCGTCCGATCACGAGAACATCAACGAGGAAGCAGTGGATCGTGGTGGCCCTGAAGTTCGGTCAACCACCACTGGATCCGCCACCGGTCAACGCGACTGGTGTTTTCGAACAGCTTCATTCCGACACGCTGCCGAGGAAACCACCAGATGTACCTTCGAAGCAAATCCGACCCAGTGAAGCCATCGTGGAGCGTGTGTCCCGAATGCGTCCACCCAAAGACCCGATCAAGAGGCTGGTCAGCATTCTCCCACCTATTCTGGCCGGGGAGTATGTTCGCGCCAACGCGAAGTGGTAA